One region of Limnospira fusiformis SAG 85.79 genomic DNA includes:
- a CDS encoding Uma2 family endonuclease has product MHSTLSLQLPPSTLLHITLEQFQALAAANPDLRLERTATGELIVNPPAGSESGKRNFSLTTQLGIWVEAHPELGEGFDSSTGFILPNGAIRSPDASWVSRPRWEALTPDMRRGFAPLCPDFVVELRSPTDSLSLLREKMGEYLENGARLGWLIDPQNRRVEIYRPGQEIEVLPEPTELSGGDVLPGFVLRLNRIWG; this is encoded by the coding sequence ATGCACAGCACTCTCTCCCTGCAACTCCCCCCTTCCACCCTTCTCCACATCACCCTGGAACAATTCCAGGCGCTCGCCGCCGCCAACCCCGATTTAAGATTGGAACGGACAGCTACAGGAGAATTGATTGTGAACCCACCCGCAGGGAGCGAATCGGGAAAAAGAAATTTTAGCTTGACAACCCAACTGGGAATTTGGGTGGAAGCCCACCCGGAATTGGGGGAAGGGTTCGACTCCTCGACCGGATTTATCCTCCCCAATGGTGCGATCCGTTCCCCTGATGCTTCTTGGGTGAGTCGCCCCCGTTGGGAGGCGCTGACACCCGATATGCGTCGCGGTTTCGCTCCTTTATGTCCTGACTTCGTGGTGGAATTGCGATCGCCTACCGATAGCTTATCCCTACTGCGAGAAAAGATGGGGGAATATTTGGAAAATGGAGCCCGACTGGGATGGTTGATTGACCCCCAAAATCGACGGGTAGAAATCTACCGCCCCGGACAAGAAATCGAAGTTTTGCCGGAGCCCACAGAACTCTCAGGCGGCGATGTCTTGCCGGGATTTGTTTTGAGACTTAATCGGATTTGGGGATGA
- a CDS encoding 3'(2'),5'-bisphosphate nucleotidase, whose translation MPYDREKQVAIDAVLAASRLCEQVRQAIPPAMEKGDKSPVTVADFGSQAIICKAISEAFPDDPIVGEEDATTLKTPEMGNNLEKVTDYVRSIIPDATPEQVTTWIDHGNGSVGKRFWTLDPIDGTKGFLRKDQYAIALALIENGEVKLGIMGCPAYAIDGDTPGMLFVAVRGEGSMKMPFSTGKFTPIQVVKAENTQNMRFVESVEAAHGDQSRQNAIAQAAGITAPSVRMDSQAKYGVVASGQAALYLRLPSPKYPNYQENIWDHAAGAIVVEEAGGRVTDMHGKPLDFASSIKMVDNRGIVVSSGLIHDQVLAALKS comes from the coding sequence ATGCCCTACGATCGCGAAAAACAAGTCGCTATTGATGCGGTACTCGCCGCCTCTCGCCTGTGCGAACAGGTCAGACAAGCCATTCCCCCGGCTATGGAAAAAGGGGATAAAAGCCCCGTAACCGTTGCCGATTTTGGTTCCCAGGCGATTATCTGTAAAGCTATCTCAGAAGCCTTCCCGGATGATCCGATAGTGGGAGAAGAAGATGCTACTACCCTGAAAACCCCGGAAATGGGGAACAACCTAGAGAAAGTCACAGACTATGTTAGGAGTATTATACCCGATGCCACCCCGGAGCAAGTAACTACCTGGATTGATCATGGTAATGGCAGTGTAGGAAAGCGATTCTGGACTCTGGATCCCATTGATGGCACTAAGGGGTTTTTGCGAAAAGACCAATATGCGATCGCACTAGCCCTAATTGAAAACGGGGAGGTTAAACTAGGAATTATGGGGTGTCCGGCTTATGCAATTGATGGAGATACTCCCGGAATGTTGTTTGTGGCTGTGCGGGGGGAAGGGTCGATGAAAATGCCCTTTTCTACGGGAAAATTTACGCCTATTCAGGTGGTGAAAGCTGAAAATACCCAAAATATGCGCTTTGTGGAAAGCGTGGAAGCCGCCCACGGTGATCAGTCTCGCCAAAATGCGATCGCCCAAGCTGCGGGAATTACCGCCCCCTCGGTGCGGATGGACTCCCAAGCTAAATATGGCGTTGTAGCATCAGGACAAGCGGCTTTATATCTGCGTCTTCCTTCCCCTAAATACCCTAATTACCAGGAAAATATTTGGGATCATGCTGCGGGGGCGATCGTCGTTGAAGAAGCCGGAGGTCGCGTCACAGATATGCACGGGAAACCCCTGGATTTTGCTTCTAGCATTAAAATGGTAGACAATCGGGGTATAGTGGTCAGCAGTGGATTGATTCATGATCAGGTTTTAGCTGCCTTGAAATCATAA
- a CDS encoding Uma2 family endonuclease: MVSQPKIATQHEIIYPDSDGKPMAENTIQFRWIMTIYHNLAWLFALQADVFVAGDLLWYPVEGNNKIRQAPDVMVVFGVEKGDRGSYQQWKEKAIAPQVVLEILSPGNRPGELTRKLLFYEHYGVEEYYIYDPENNDLSGCIRSGDHLAMIEEMQNWVSPRLQVRFELSEETLTLYNPQGQPFSSPLEIEQQLQQERSRAEQERSRAEQVTAELEEERRKTKRLEMLLREAGIDGDRL, translated from the coding sequence ATGGTTTCTCAGCCAAAAATAGCAACTCAGCATGAAATTATCTATCCTGATTCTGACGGTAAACCGATGGCCGAGAATACGATTCAGTTTCGCTGGATTATGACCATATATCACAATCTGGCGTGGTTATTTGCCCTACAGGCGGATGTGTTTGTGGCGGGGGATTTACTCTGGTATCCGGTGGAAGGAAATAATAAGATACGCCAAGCGCCCGATGTTATGGTGGTGTTTGGGGTAGAGAAGGGAGACCGGGGTTCTTACCAACAGTGGAAAGAAAAGGCGATCGCCCCCCAGGTGGTGTTGGAAATTCTGTCTCCGGGGAACCGACCGGGAGAACTGACTCGGAAGTTGTTATTTTACGAACACTATGGGGTGGAGGAATATTATATTTATGACCCGGAAAACAATGATTTGAGCGGGTGTATCCGTTCGGGCGATCATCTGGCTATGATTGAGGAAATGCAGAATTGGGTGAGTCCCCGCCTGCAAGTTCGATTTGAGTTATCCGAGGAGACGTTAACACTTTATAATCCCCAGGGTCAGCCGTTTTCTTCTCCCCTGGAAATCGAGCAACAATTACAACAGGAGCGCTCGCGAGCCGAACAGGAGCGCTCGCGAGCCGAACAAGTGACCGCCGAGTTGGAAGAGGAGCGCCGAAAGACTAAAAGGTTGGAGATGTTGTTGCGGGAAGCGGGGATTGATGGCGATCGCTTATAG